A portion of the Pagrus major chromosome 8, Pma_NU_1.0 genome contains these proteins:
- the LOC141001559 gene encoding zinc finger homeobox protein 3-like, whose product MDSGEGGGGDGGGGEERDADLSPQALSLPLLTLAVIPEQGSSSHTSAMAPAKEPLTLPQQQEEEGAEGSQAREETQGGEQNEGGRHSQENGACQKQGMKEDFGEGCLSRQRKEEGEAHVGVGEVSVTGGLRAALSSSRGGEEEKEEEEAISNQSQTKSKCSLLPQQSQHSSSSSTAKASGTLDSKIAASPKPSPTPSTSPKPSPFLSASPKHFTCPSSSSALLSETEVKDIKGDQGWISGFPQSFKSQQSTLAFPVAGTEPASTPAEDDGPAGVPHSSISNGDGAKAPEPNDSQLYTEVDDEGDKDGEQKEAVLKNLNQDLSPNSLTSHMTIMHSRNSCKTLKCPKCNWHYKSQHTLQVHMKEKHPETGGQCVCGASGGKCVCGGATRDVCGYCSSGKPHPRLARGETYACGYKPYRCEVCDYATSSKGNLSIHMQSDKHLNNVQNGGHSNGHMHTTHITNNSSSSNGHAVEEPAYKLPLSLPTPAAQPAKLTPPAHTHSHGKRWRCDVCDYETSIARNLRIHTTSEKHTHNMLRLQRGYYLSHCRSIAPQLKHLQNTGAELSLNMRLTTQQVAEQPVTLGSTLTPSPSPSPSPPPAPSMSPTGPLSQGVFQCLVCSCFSSDSLESVEQHLNAPRSLPQSEWCSLVAGGCHCRLCGYTTPLRANFSLHCQTDRHRTRYQLAAHLQEGGDRGQEGAALIAKGNPVQLRCNLCDYVTSSLEKLRGHSLSSHHEASVRVYRFLQQYDGEVDGGSWLFHCLLCNHSSSSKLQVLKHSQTPTHQQREGLLQLQPMGGEELAAIFTIRKSPDSDTGELSEDMDTSSETTTGPLDTTKDSCNLGAKQISEETGETREEEREKKESSPPVKRPSSRCEEMENSISTKRPRIHQQNENQQTVQCPLCQVKVPYMNLQQHLTHVHSVAQDCVDKLISTVTLSMEQPQPELQTDPQTELHTDDTQKNKNTKNNNANCSPPADSIASPDSQKNKGILEENTEGDVAAPKDVTALLTPPLEDNTTHPSNGRLAPQSPTQISPSSPPTSSPSDPPPLSDRHGYRFRCSRCSLAFPTQEKLQLHWQYHAMRAATECPLCSRQCRSQEALQRHMQNTHSQLDNTQGQNTLLPPHTAQYMEHNKSSVQQDFSLSPQVGQEAGEDEDEEIEQETMGMEGKEEQKEEVQFKEKDMVNEVDEGEEDLTEPEKGPHEEIVSEPSSSSLVKKSSNPTMDRYLDPTRPYKCTICSESFTQKTILLVHYNSVSHLHRARRALQDSGTGAAAPEAPRGPDSRPYRCRLCGVGYSQSSTLDIHLRSVLHQTRARAAQNSAPQTPASSATAPASVPTTATQAATTREETSKGFSFTKRSDVSSSTSLLLGLTAEAQPALSNQNDSQQAKKRVAELLASRNQLMLIQQQQLAQAQAQAQAQLQQTALLQSQLMQHLPFGTENLLKQHFSLTPDNLFSLQQQLLLPYYLSGDMKLNTELAVKSPDLSQLISINTILKEQVKAEAKRESQSQIDVKQTQRQSSNPDVSQLKDHVQREAKVDQTEREHDFSLKKEKEEMLVPTIKNESQQEETDSSSVNLAGLQCPPPRVPYAAVNGEPLRALLQSYGYELALQYIQSRHRHQQQISTPMIPDKQECSNINKMCSEEERDDSIGLQDGKMEGCRDNKVADGKGDIEEKKWNKDEESADKGKVCCGKGEKCRDCGKFFSDALILKSHKEYIHRMLFPTATLERFSREYRLQYDQMYPLMQPKPGENSTACPQAAAPAPAPAPTPSSESEPTPEPVKPQVKTLAPSPVSSVSDPLTKTCPPGTDPTPTAPAPSPPSPSQPQDFSQQEAPIPITSATATSPTTSPANSIPLTLPKIPMLPLPQLPLPPLTLPKLPLPPIPFSMELPLLSPVVMQSVALQQPWLDSSMNSELAKLYQSQLNPALLGQQPQLSPAVLSQQPQLSPALQGQLSPALLAQTSQTSTIQTGQQPQVNPTVLEQQGKRTRTRISEDQLTVLRKHFDINSLPSDEEMNKMSALSGLPHKVIKHWFRNTLFKERQRDKDSPYNFNNPPTISLEESREEVAQNQPLTLSPCSLSPGLPVNTSPQAQTVDLQRGEPHRGRRSSRTRFTEQQLETLQGVFEATPYPREEEYDRLSALLSLPNRVIVVWFQNARQRARKHQDRGTDDRLEGKNQLDNIHRQRNGYFKNGDDDEDNSYGDEGQGESQNENSMDLTYEYYTNPDSPALDSSSHSTDSEHPTVKGEPPLVNMKQEDKTNSPVTSKSPALVETQNGIPDAGIERKEIVQDMKTGSSPELDPNLQPESTPERPQPHSSSPKTVPTIPSMAHSSQAHTNSSTSDQAVEKSADTSPSIPAQAAPESDRSHTRLPGANSGLSTETQPKKQVQPQTQAQFQCNLCPMSLPSFQLWQEHQTRHVLAAQTQVQFLHSGFTDRTLPYMMLHPNHTLMASQMLSGAMSQMHPNSTHPMISHLNSIQMKNTFSDHSSNTLTSLSQSSLTPMKQNSKLMSETGFESQRGSREAEEEHRRDKRQRTTITPEQLEVLYQRYSLDSNPTRGVLEGIAHDVGLTRRVVQVWFQNTRARERKGQFRSTGPGSTFSLGFNHLRCPFCRALFKVKSALDAHMRSRHWAEAERAGYTLSMSNGSSGQMGMVMSSVMDRPGPSISSNPIPNHGYLISNKDFTVKPPVTSLSSTTDMNNPDEDDDYEEDDEEYPCEEGSSMADQASPSPEGSGGPSSDWGDTQSLQHHHHQQQRQRTQMSHFQILQLRDFYRSHRTPNRHECEALGQELGLPHRVVQVWFQNARAKEKRARSLSSDSAEREQAELSAGAGERDRA is encoded by the exons ATGGACAGcggtgagggaggaggaggggatggagggggaggagaggaaagagatgCTGACCTCAGTCCCCAGGCtttatctcttcctctcctgaCCCTGGCGGTCATTCCTGAGCAGGGGTCATCCTCTCATACCTCAGCCATGGCCCCTGCCAAAGAGCCCCTGACCCTGcctcagcagcaggaggaggagggcgcaGAGGGGTCCCAGGCTAGAGAAGAGACCCAGGGAGGGGAGCAGAATGAAGGAGGCCGACATTCACAGGAGAATGGAGCGTGTCAAAAGCAGGGGATGAAGGAAGACTTCGGGGAGGGATGTTTGTCAAGgcaaaggaaggaagaaggggAGGCGCATGTAGGTGTGGGAGAGGTGTCAGTTACAGGAGGCCTCCGAGCAGCCcttagcagcagcagaggcggagaggaggagaaggaagaggaggaggccaTCTCAAACCAAAGCCAAACCAAATCCAAATGTTCTTTATTACCTCAACAGAGCCAGCACAGCTCTTCTTCCAGCACTGCAAAGGCCAGTGGCACACTCGACAGCAAAATAGCCGCTTCTCCAAAGCCCTCCCCCACTCCTTCCACCTCTCCAAAGCCCTCCCCTTTTCTTTCCGCCTCTCCAAAGCACTTCACTTGtccgtcctcctcttctgcCCTGCTGAGCGAGACAGAGGTAAAAGACATTAAGGGAGATCAGGGCTGGATTTCTGGGTTTCCTCAGAGCTTTAAATCCCAGCAGTCTACTCTGGCTTTTCCAGTGGCAGGAACGGAGCCTGCCAGTACACCTGCTGAGGATGATGGGCCGGCAGGGGTTCCTCACTCTTCCATTTCGAATGGAGATGGTGCCAAAGCTCCAGAACCAAATGACAGCCAGCTATACACAGAGGTGGATGATGAGGGAGACAAAGATGGGGAACAGAAAGAAGCTGTCCTTAAAAACCTCAACCAAGACCTCTCTCCTAATTCCCTAACTAGTCACATGACCATAATGCACTCACGCAATTCCTGCAAGACGCTGAAATGCCCCAAGTGTAACTGGCACTATAAGTCTCAGCATACACTGCAAGTCCACATGAAAGAGAAACATCCAGAGACGGgaggccagtgtgtgtgtggcgccTCTGGGGGAAAGTGTGTTTGCGGTGGTGCAACACGAGACGTGTGTGGATATTGCAGTTCGGGGAAACCCCATCCTCGCTTGGCCCGCGGTGAAACCTACGCCTGTGGCTACAAGCCCTACCGCTGCGAGGTGTGTGACTATGCTACCTCGTCGAAAGGCAACCTCAGCATACACATGCAGTCGGATAAACACCTTAATAACGTTCAGAATGGGGGACACTCGAATGGTCACATGCACACCACTCATATTACCAACAATAGCAGCTCCTCCAACGGTCACGCAGTGGAAGAGCCTGCATACAAgctcccactctctcttcccACGCCTGCCGCCCAGCCCGCCAAGCTCACACCAcctgcacacactcactctcatgGTAAGCGGTGGCGGTGTGATGTGTGCGACTATGAGACCAGCATTGCCCGCAACCTGCGCATACACACCACCAgcgagaaacacacacataacatgCTACGGCTCCAGAGAGGTTACTATCTGTCTCACTGCAGGAGCATTGCCCCGCAGCTTAAACATCTACAAAACACAG GCGCCGAGCTCTCCCTGAACATGCGACTGACCACTCAACAAGTCGCAGAACAGCCAGTCACCCTTGGGTCTACACTGACTCcatctccctccccctctccctccccccctccagcCCCATCTATGTCCCCTACAGGACCCCTCTCCCAGGGTGTGTTTCAATGCCTTGTCTGCTCCTGCTTTTCGTCCGACAGCTTAGAGTCTGTGGAGCAGCACCTGAACGCCCCTCGCTCTCTGCCCCAGTCCGAGTGGTGCTCCCTGGTTGCTGGCGGCTGCCACTGCAGGCTGTGTGGCTACACCACCCCGCTGAGGGCTAACTTCTCCCTGCACTGCCAGACTGACAGACACCGCACCCGCTACCAGCTCGCTGCTCACCTCCAGGAGGGTGGTGACAGGGGTCAGGAGGGGGCAGCTCTTATTGCTAAGGGCAACCCCGTCCAGCTGAGGTGCAACCTGTGTGACTACGTGACCAGCAGTTTGGAGAAGCTACGAGGTCATTCCCTCAGTTCCCACCATGAGGCCAGTGTCCGGGTTTACAGA TTCTTGCAGCAGTATGATGGTGAGGTTGATGGAGGTTCGTGGCTGTTCCATTGTCTCCTATGCAACCACTCCTCCTCTTCTAAACTCCAAGTACTGAAACACAGTCAAACCCCAACCCATCAGCAGAGGGAAGGGCTACTACAGCTGCAGCCAATGGGCGGAGAGGAGCTGGCAGCCATTTTTACCATCAGGAAAAGCCCTGATAGCGACACAG GAGAGCTCAGTGAGGATATGGATACTTCCAGTGAGACCACCACTGGTCCTTTGGACACAACCAAAGACTCATGTAACTTGGGGGCGAAGCAGATTTCTGAGGAGACGG gAGAAACtagggaggaggaaagagaaaagaaggagTCATCACCCCCAGTCAAGCGTCCATCCTCTCGATGTGAGGAAATGGAAAACTCCATCTCAACCAAACGCCCCAGAATACACCAGCAAAATGAGAACCAGCAG ACTGTCCAGTGCCCTTTGTGCCAGGTTAAAGTCCCATACATGAACCTTCAACAGCATCTCACACATGTGCACAGTGTGGCGCAGGACTGTGTGGACAAGCTCATCAGCACA GTCACACTTTCCATGGAACAACCGCAGCCTGAGCTGCAGACGGATCCACAGACAGAGTTGCACACAGATGATacgcagaaaaataaaaacaccaagaaTAACAATGCAAATTGTTCCCCTCCTGCTGATTCCATTGCCTCACCTgattcacagaaaaacaaag GCATTTTAGAGGAGAACACTGAGGGAGATGTAGCCGCACCCAAAGATGTCACAGCTCTACTCACCCCACCCCTAGAAGACAACACCACTCACCCTTCCAATGGCAGACTGGCTCCTCAGTCCCCAACTCAGATCTCCCCCTCTTCCCCGCCCACCTCCTCACCCAGCGATCCCCCTCCTCTTTCTGATCGCCATGGTTACCGGTTCCGTTGCAGCAGGTGCAGCCTGGCGTTCCCAACTCAGGAGAAGCTCCAGCTGCACTGGCAGTACCATGCCATGAGAGCGGCGACAGAGTGCCCCCTCTGTTCCAGACAATGCCGCAGTCAGGAGGCCCTGCAGAGACACAtgcagaacacacactcacagctggACAACACGCAGGGGCAGAATACACTATTACCACCCCATACTGCGCAATACATGGAGCACAATAAGAGTTCAGTCCAGCAAGATTTTAGTTTATCACCTCAAGTGGGTCAAGAAGCAggagaagatgaggatgaagagatAGAGCAAGAAACAATGGGCatggaaggaaaggaggaacaaaaagaagaagttcaatttaaagagaaGGACATGGTTAATGAAGTTGATGAAGGTGAGGAGGATTTAACTGAGCCAGAGAAAGGGCCACATGAGGAGATTGTATCAGAACCTAGTTCCAGCTCTCTTGTCAAAAAGAGCTCTAACCCCACAATGGACCGCTATCTAGATCCAACCAGGCCCTATAAATGCACCATATGCTCTGAATCTTTTACCCAGAAAACCATTCTTCTGGTCCACTATAATTCTGTGTCCCATCTCCACCGGGCCAGGCGAGCCTTGCAGGACTCTGGCACAGGTGCTGCTGCCCCTGAGGCTCCCCGTGGCCCAGATTCTAGGCCCTATCGCTGCCGATTGTGTGGAGTGGGCTATAGCCAGAGCTCCACACTGGACATACATCTTCGCTCTGTCCTTCACCAGACTAGAGCTCGTGCTGCCCAGAACTCAGCTCCACAGACCCCAGCATCAAGTGCAACTGCTCCAGCCTCAGTCCCCACTACTGCTACCCAGGCTGCTACCACCAGAGAAGAAACATCCAAAGGTTTTTCTTTTACCAAGAGGTCAGATGTAAGCTCTTCAACCTCTTTGCTATTAGGCTTAACAGCCGAGGCCCAGCCAGCCCTCTCTAACCAAAATGACAGCCAGCAGGCTAAAAAGCGAGTGGCAGAGCTTCTAGCATCAAGAAACCAGCTAATGTTAATTcaacagcagcagttagccCAGGCTCAGGCACAGGCCCAAGCTCAGTTACAACAAACAGCTCTGCTCCAGTCCCAATTGATGCAGCACCTTCCCTTCGGGACAGAGAATCTCCTCAAACAACACTTCTCCCTGACACCAGACAACTtgttctctctgcagcagcaacTTCTTCTGCCCTATTACTTGTCAGGAGACATGAAGCTGAACACAGAGTTAGCTGTTAAGAGCCCAGACCTAAGTCAGTTAATATCTATTAACACCATCCTAAAAGAACAAGTTAAGGCAGAAGCTAAAAGGGAGTCTCAGTCCCAAATAGatgtgaaacaaacacagagacaaagttCAAACCCAGATGTTAGTCAACTCAAGGATCATGTGCAGCGTGAAGCTAAGGTTGAccagacagaaagagaacatGATTTTAGTCttaagaaggaaaaagaagaaatgctTGTTCCTACCATCAAAAACGAGAGTCAACAGGAGGAAACCGATTCCTCCTCAGTTAATCTTGCTGGATTGCAGTGTCCTCCTCCCAGAGTGCCCTATGCTGCTGTAAACGGGGAACCTCTCAGAGCCCTGCTGCAGAGTTATGGCTATGAGTTGGCACTGCAGTACATACAAAGTAGACACAGGCACCAGCAGCAGATATCAACTCCTATGATACCAGATAAACAAGAGTGCTCCAATATCAACAAGATGTgctcagaggaggaaagagatgaCTCTATTGGATTACAGGATGGAAAGATGGAAGGCTGTAGGGATAACAAAGTAGCAGATGGAAAAGGAGATATAGAAGAGAAAAAGTGGAACAAAGATGAAGAATCAGCAGACAAAGGGAAAGTATGCTGTGGAAAGGGAGAAAAGTGTAGAGACTGCGGAAAGTTTTTCTCAGATGCCTTGATTCTAAAAAGCCACAAAGAGTACATTCACAGGATGCTGTTTCCCACTGCTACACTTGAGAGGTTTTCCAGAGAATACAGGCTGCAGTATGACCAGATGTACCCCCTCATGCAGCCGAAACCTGGGGAGAATTCAACTGCTTGCCCCCAAGCTGcagccccagccccagccccagcTCCAACCCCATCCTCAGAATCAGAACCAACACCAGAACCAGTTAAGCCTCAAGTTAAAACCCTTGCCCCCTCACCTGTATCTTCAGTTTCAGACCCCTTAACCAAAACATGCCCTCCAGGTACAGACCCAACACCAACTGCCCCTgcaccttctcctccttctccatctcAACCTCAAGATTTTTCACAACAAGAGGCACCCATCCCAATCACATCTGCCACAGCAACTTCTCCTACCACATCCCCAGCTAATTCCATACCTCTTACCTTACCTAAAATACCTATGCTTCCCTTACCCCAGCTTCCTTTACCCCCTCTGACGTTGCCTAAGCTTCCCCTACCCCCAATTCCTTTCTCCATGGAGctacctctcctctctccagttGTGATGCAGTCTGTGGCTCTCCAGCAACCTTGGTTAGACTCAAGTATGAACTCTGAGCTGGCAAAACTCTACCAATCTCAACTCAACCCAGCACTGCTAGGTCAACAGCCACAGCTTAGTCCAGCTGTGCTATCCCAGCAACCCCAGCTCAGCCCAGCTCTGCAAGGTCAGCTCAGTCCTGCACTGCTGGCTCAAACATCCCAAACCAGCACTATCCAAACAGGTCAGCAACCCCAAGTCAACCCAACAGTACTTGAACAACAGGGTAAGAGAACCAGAACCCGGATTTCCGAGGACCAACTGACTGTTCTGAGGAAACACTTTGATATTAACAGCCTCCCCAGCGATGAAGAGATGAACAAGATGTCTGCTCTATCTGGTCTGCCACATAAAGTCATCAAACACTGGTTCCGCAACACCCTATTTAAGGAACGCCAGCGAGACAAGGATTCCCCCTACAATTTTAATAACCCCCCAACCATATCCTTGGAGGAGTCTAGAGAGGAAGTAGCACAAAACCAGCCTCTGACCCTTTCCCCCTGTTCACTGTCCCCAGGCCTTCCAGTTAACACCTCCCCACAGGCCCAGACAGTAGACCTCCAGAGAGGAGAGCCCCATAGGGGCAGACGCTCTTCCCGAACTCGCTTCACAGAGCAACAACTTGAAACTCTGCAGGGGGTGTTTGAGGCCACTCCTTACCCCAGAGAGGAAGAATATGACAGGCTGTCTGCTCTGTTGAGTCTCCCTAACCGAGTCATTGTTGTATGGTTCCAAAATGCTAGACAGAGAGCTCGCAAACATCAAGACCGGGGGACAGATGATCGATTAGAGGGGAAGAACCAGCTTGACAACAttcacagacagagaaatggcTACTTCAAgaatggtgatgatgatgaggataaCAGCTATGGGGATGAAGGACAAGGTGAATCTCAGAATGAAAACTCCATGGATCTGACGTATGAGTATTACACCAACCCTGACTCACCTGCCCTTGATTCTTCCTCTCACTCCACAGACAGTGAGCATCCAACAGTCAAAGGTGAACCACCGCTAGTTAATATGAAACAAGAAGATAAAACAAACTCTCCTGTGACTAGCAAGAGCCCAGCTCTTGTTGAAACTCAAAATGGAATTCCAGATGCTGGCATTGAGCGTAAGGAAATTGTTCAGGACATGAAAACAGGATCCTCTCCGGAACTGGACCCAAATCTGCAGCCTGAAAGTACTCCAGAAAGACCCCAGCCTCACTCTTCTTCCCCAAAAACAGTACCCACCATCCCGTCCATGGCTCATTCCAGCCAGGCGCATACAAACAGCTCTACTTCTGATCAAGCAGTTGAAAAGTCTGCTGATACATCACCAAGCATCCCTGCTCAAGCTGCTCCAGAGTCTGACAGAAGCCACACTCGCCTGCCTGGTGCCAACTCTGGCCTATCCACTGAAACCCAGCCAAAAAAACAGGTCCAACCCCAAACCCAGGCTCAGTTCCAGTGCAATCTCTGTCCGATGTCCTTGCCATCATTCCAGCTGTGGCAGGAGCATCAGACCAGGCATGTATTGGCAGCTCAGACCCAGGTCCAGTTTCTCCACTCTGGCTTCACAGACCGTACCTTGCCTTACATGATGCTTCACCCCAACCACACCCTGATGGCCAGTCAAATGCTTTCGGGTGCTATGTCCCAGATGCACCCTAATTCTACACATCCCATGATTTCACACTTAAACAGcatacaaatgaaaaacacattctcCGATCACTCAAGCAATACCCTCACCAGTCTCTCTCAAAGTTCCCTGACACCCATGAAGCAAAATTCAAAGCTTATGTCAGAGACCGGTTTTGAAAGCCAAAGGGGCAGTagagaggctgaggaggagcaCCGAAGGGATAAACGTCAGAGAACCACAATCACCCCAGAACAACTGGAAGTGTTGTATCAGCGCTACAGCTTGGACTCTAACCCAACCAGAGGAGTCCTGGAAGGCATTGCACATGATGTAGGCCTCACAAGACGTGTGGTTCAG GTCTGGTTTCAGAATACAcgagccagagagagaaaaggacagTTTCGGTCAACTGGGCCAGGATCCACCTTCAGCCTGGGTTTCAACCACCTGCGCTGCCCATTCTGCAGGGCTCTCTTCAAGGTAAAGAGTGCCCTGGATGCCCATATGAGGTCTCGTCACTGGGCTGAAGCTGAAAGAGCAGGCTACACCCTCTCCATGAGCAATGGATCCAGTGGGCAGATGGGGATGGTCATGTCATCTGTCATGGACAGGCCAGGTCCTTCCATCTCCTCCAACCCTATCCCAAACCATGGCTATCTCATCAGCAACAAAGATTTTACTGTGAAGCCACCTGTGACCTCTTTGTCTTCAACCACTGATATGAACAACCCAGACGAGGATGATGACTACGAGGAAGACGATGAGGAGTACCCATGTGAGGAGGGTTCCAGTATGGCAGACCAAGCTTCTCCTAGTCCTGAAGGATCTGGGGGACCGAGCTCAGATTGGGGTGACACACAAAGTCTgcagcaccaccaccatcaGCAGCAGCGCCAAAGGACACAGATGAGCCACTTCCAGATACTACAGCTTAGAGACTTCTACAGGAGCCACCGTACCCCCAACCGACATGAGTGTGAGGCACTGGGCCAGGAGTTGGGACTGCCTCACCGCGTGGTGCAG GTGTGGTTCCAGAATGCCAGAGCCAAGGAGAAGAGGGCCAGAAGCCTGAGCTCTGACTCTGCAGAGAGGGAGCAGGCCGAGCTGTCCGCAGGGgcaggggagagagacagagcttaG